In the Thermococcus sp. MAR1 genome, one interval contains:
- a CDS encoding helix-turn-helix domain-containing protein: MFIDPFVIRSINRSELRKRILFYLDEIYPTPTYLSEIARVVKSDPSNVKGALIGLGNRYNGHSSLVSLGLVEVVTEKGFKYYRLTEYGKQVVKLLKSYHSYYSRYT; the protein is encoded by the coding sequence ATGTTCATTGATCCCTTTGTAATCCGCTCCATTAATCGCAGCGAGTTAAGGAAGAGGATACTCTTTTACCTCGATGAAATATATCCCACCCCCACCTACCTCTCTGAAATCGCAAGGGTGGTCAAATCAGACCCCTCAAATGTGAAGGGCGCTCTTATAGGGCTTGGAAACAGGTACAACGGCCACAGCTCCCTCGTGAGCCTCGGTCTCGTTGAGGTCGTCACGGAGAAGGGTTTCAAATACTACCGGCTCACCGAGTACGGAAAGCAGGTCGTCAAGCTCCTGAAGTCCTATCACTCATACTATTCGAGGTATACATGA
- a CDS encoding flagellin, which yields MRLLKKKRGAVGIGTLIVFIAMVLVAAVAAAVLINTSGYLQQRAEATGRQTTKEVASGLKIDSVIGEVGTSGIDKMAIYVSPNAGSEPIDLSQAKLYVSDGSSSYILEYDSNSFVSKDTFTGDVFGATFPSGKSFGIIVLQDADGSLTQSNPTLNAGDIVIITLSANAVFGAEIGNRKTITIELKPEFGAPGYAKVITPPSYGSDKIIELK from the coding sequence ATGAGGTTGCTGAAGAAGAAGAGGGGTGCTGTTGGTATTGGCACCCTGATTGTGTTCATAGCCATGGTGCTAGTGGCTGCAGTGGCTGCTGCAGTGCTCATCAACACCAGCGGCTACCTCCAGCAGAGGGCTGAGGCCACGGGCAGGCAGACCACCAAAGAAGTCGCCAGCGGACTGAAAATCGACTCAGTAATAGGGGAGGTTGGCACCAGTGGCATTGACAAGATGGCAATTTATGTCTCACCCAACGCTGGAAGCGAACCCATAGATCTCAGCCAAGCCAAGCTCTACGTAAGCGATGGGAGCAGTTCATACATCCTGGAGTATGACAGCAACAGTTTTGTTAGCAAGGATACCTTTACAGGAGATGTTTTTGGAGCTACATTTCCTAGTGGCAAGAGCTTCGGGATCATAGTGCTTCAAGATGCGGATGGTTCTCTCACCCAGAGTAATCCAACTCTCAATGCCGGCGATATAGTTATTATCACTCTTAGCGCAAACGCAGTCTTCGGTGCCGAGATTGGGAACAGGAAAACAATTACCATTGAGCTCAAGCCTGAGTTCGGGGCTCCTGGCTACGCTAAGGTCATTACTCCACCAAGCTACGGAAGCGACAAGATCATAGAACTCAAGTGA
- a CDS encoding calcium/sodium antiporter produces MIVEIILFAFGLILLIKGSDYFVEAASRVAKGFGVSEFIIALVLASIATTLPEVTVSAISSYQGKPDIALGNAIGSALANIALILGVSALFRPLKVEKTAWKNALFMIGVTAYAGLLMYDGTISRLDGASLILIYFGFLYYLYRKHMTIEELPEGGRGNPKRDALIMFGSGILVVIGAKLVVDSAVTMARAFGVPEVVIGLTMVSIGTSLPEFTNSLMATLKRLPNISVGNIIGANILDILMVIGIAALINPIKVDATIYTFTLPLTLLVMAILTAVLRFTGRIDRLTGGILLAIYSYFIYVYLTGGVHLPQG; encoded by the coding sequence GTGATAGTTGAAATCATACTCTTCGCATTTGGTCTCATCCTGCTCATCAAGGGCAGCGACTACTTTGTCGAAGCCGCATCGCGCGTTGCAAAGGGCTTTGGCGTCAGCGAGTTCATCATAGCGCTCGTCCTGGCGAGCATAGCCACCACCCTACCGGAAGTTACGGTCTCGGCCATCTCGTCCTACCAGGGAAAGCCAGATATTGCGCTGGGAAACGCGATAGGAAGTGCCCTCGCGAACATTGCCCTAATTCTCGGCGTTTCCGCCCTGTTCCGTCCGCTGAAAGTTGAAAAAACCGCCTGGAAGAACGCCCTCTTCATGATAGGCGTTACTGCCTACGCCGGTCTGCTCATGTACGACGGCACTATAAGCCGCCTCGACGGCGCGAGCCTGATACTCATCTACTTCGGCTTCCTCTACTACCTCTACAGGAAGCACATGACCATTGAGGAGCTCCCTGAGGGCGGGCGCGGAAACCCGAAGAGGGATGCCCTCATAATGTTCGGGAGCGGTATTCTCGTCGTGATCGGTGCAAAGCTCGTTGTGGACAGCGCCGTCACGATGGCCAGGGCCTTTGGAGTCCCCGAGGTCGTCATAGGGCTTACGATGGTCTCCATTGGAACGTCCCTGCCGGAGTTCACGAACTCCCTCATGGCGACCCTCAAACGGCTCCCGAACATAAGCGTCGGTAACATAATAGGTGCAAACATCCTCGACATCCTCATGGTCATCGGCATAGCGGCCCTCATAAACCCAATAAAGGTGGATGCGACGATCTACACCTTCACACTGCCTCTGACCCTTCTGGTCATGGCCATACTGACGGCAGTCCTTCGCTTCACAGGCAGGATAGACAGACTCACCGGCGGAATACTGCTGGCGATCTATTCGTACTTTATCTACGTATACCTCACCGGCGGCGTTCACCTGCCGCAGGGCTGA
- a CDS encoding ATPase domain-containing protein, with the protein MGSLLKIQIPNDELHRRLGGGIPAGSIALIEGDRGTGKSIFSQRLLYGLLRNGYTATYVSSQYTTPEFINQMDSLGYSIIQDLIKRRLMFVSLYPLLVGVSDRRKFLSRFVGEPRLWKSDVMIIDSLSALLPSELDREEIRAFSLHLKRLSSLGKVTIMTVNPSDIDPEFLKILEEASSLLIRLSVKAFGGDLKNSATIVKYNNAMGIFQKIIPFRVEPRVGFIVEIAAVV; encoded by the coding sequence ATGGGGAGCCTCCTTAAGATCCAGATACCCAACGACGAGCTCCACCGGCGCCTTGGCGGGGGCATCCCGGCCGGAAGTATCGCCCTGATAGAGGGGGACAGGGGTACTGGAAAGTCCATATTTTCTCAGCGGCTCCTTTACGGACTTCTGAGGAACGGTTACACCGCCACCTACGTTTCCAGCCAGTACACCACCCCTGAGTTCATAAATCAAATGGACTCGCTGGGGTACAGCATAATCCAGGACCTGATAAAGAGGCGTCTCATGTTCGTCTCGCTCTATCCCCTGCTCGTCGGGGTCTCCGACAGGAGGAAGTTCCTATCGAGGTTTGTTGGTGAGCCGAGGCTGTGGAAGAGCGATGTTATGATAATTGACTCACTCTCAGCACTTCTTCCCTCTGAACTTGACAGGGAGGAAATCAGGGCATTCTCACTGCACCTTAAGAGGCTGAGTTCCCTTGGGAAGGTCACGATAATGACGGTTAACCCATCCGACATAGACCCAGAGTTCCTCAAGATACTGGAGGAGGCATCCAGCCTGCTCATACGGCTGAGCGTGAAGGCGTTCGGCGGTGATCTGAAGAACTCGGCCACCATAGTCAAGTACAACAACGCGATGGGCATCTTTCAGAAGATAATCCCGTTCAGGGTAGAGCCGAGGGTTGGATTCATAGTCGAGATAGCCGCGGTGGTGTGA
- a CDS encoding FlaD/FlaE family flagellar protein: protein MITETEIEERLKRLRGKVPNFLIDDLKDRLMKKRDILTPEQVDRIVDKVLRTYAGQIEKLSRLDSRVDEIGRYLEEIRNHLMNLSQVAQANQSLWGEAQNQPMGGTQVVEYGELMGAGNSGGFGEGSLASETPVEEAPAPEPPAQNPTEVAPMEKEFELSKGFEIPSEIRDVLISPPRTKARLEHIPNDMVSTMMALKWLGFLIDRVGMQNLEDVLEFYYQIGWISEDVLNTLLRYAEGIRPHHREPDWRPDEKLTIQDHLVSLLFIERLRGVRITRELLDAIEREMRVIGRVLEDVYGV, encoded by the coding sequence ATGATTACCGAAACCGAGATTGAGGAGAGGCTCAAGCGCCTTAGGGGAAAGGTTCCGAACTTCCTTATCGACGACCTTAAAGACCGCCTGATGAAGAAGCGCGACATACTGACTCCGGAGCAGGTTGACAGAATAGTTGACAAGGTGCTCCGCACCTATGCCGGTCAGATCGAGAAGCTCTCTCGGCTTGACAGTCGTGTGGATGAGATTGGCAGGTACCTGGAGGAGATACGGAATCACCTCATGAACCTCTCGCAGGTGGCTCAGGCTAATCAGTCACTGTGGGGCGAGGCACAGAATCAACCAATGGGAGGGACCCAGGTCGTGGAGTACGGTGAACTCATGGGTGCCGGAAATAGCGGCGGCTTCGGTGAGGGGTCCCTCGCCAGTGAAACCCCGGTGGAAGAAGCACCGGCTCCGGAGCCTCCCGCCCAAAACCCGACGGAGGTAGCGCCTATGGAGAAGGAGTTTGAGCTTTCCAAGGGGTTTGAAATCCCCTCTGAAATTAGGGACGTCCTGATCAGTCCTCCACGCACCAAGGCAAGGCTCGAGCACATACCAAACGACATGGTCTCGACCATGATGGCACTGAAATGGCTCGGCTTCCTGATAGACAGAGTCGGCATGCAGAACCTCGAGGATGTGCTTGAGTTCTACTACCAGATCGGCTGGATTTCGGAGGACGTGCTGAATACCCTGCTCAGGTACGCCGAGGGCATAAGGCCCCATCACAGGGAGCCAGACTGGAGGCCGGACGAAAAGCTCACGATACAGGATCACCTCGTTTCGTTGCTCTTCATAGAGCGCCTTAGGGGAGTCAGGATAACCAGGGAACTGCTGGACGCCATAGAGAGGGAAATGCGGGTGATCGGTAGGGTGCTGGAAGACGTGTACGGCGTTTAG
- a CDS encoding flagella accessory protein C codes for MSFSYLKNKFKKKKEKGGDEGAEDNREIIKLDELEQEAVEETSQKKKEEEELITQVMTRINEIENDIPRIKVSIDTLKTQINELREEIDRLDKVIKDVMVLYEIVSQQINPFKDVDSANPLLSEIQELSEEIEKLKAEIAQIKSDLRLLVIDGMDLDDLIYEAMSEGGV; via the coding sequence ATGTCGTTTTCGTACCTCAAGAACAAGTTCAAGAAAAAGAAGGAAAAGGGGGGAGATGAGGGGGCAGAGGACAACAGGGAGATCATCAAGCTCGATGAGCTGGAACAGGAAGCCGTAGAAGAGACCTCACAGAAGAAAAAGGAGGAAGAGGAGCTCATAACCCAGGTCATGACGAGGATAAACGAGATTGAGAACGACATCCCGAGGATAAAGGTGAGTATAGACACCCTCAAGACCCAGATAAACGAGCTCCGCGAGGAGATAGACCGCCTTGATAAGGTGATAAAGGACGTTATGGTCCTCTACGAGATAGTCTCGCAGCAGATAAACCCGTTTAAGGATGTTGATTCCGCTAATCCATTGCTGAGCGAGATTCAGGAGCTGAGTGAGGAGATTGAGAAGTTGAAGGCTGAGATTGCTCAAATAAAGTCCGACCTGAGGCTCCTTGTGATCGACGGTATGGACCTCGATGACCTGATATACGAAGCCATGTCGGAGGGAGGGGTATGA
- a CDS encoding thiamine ABC transporter substrate-binding protein produces the protein MRKLATLLLTLLLLGAIGASKPVKAQEELTVYSYDSIEWWMKEIIPIFEEKYDVKVNLVLIGDAGEVLNRLILEKDNPQADVVVGIDNSYLAKAIDAGILEPYKPANADVIPQWIIDSFDPTFHLTPYDYGYIAINYRRDMVQNPPASLEDLTKPEWKGKLIIEDPRTSSPGMAFLLWTIAVYGDDWLNYWERLKENDVQIVEGWSAAWNAFTKGEYPLVLSYATSPAATVYYDNNTNVGAVAFKEGNYLQIEGAGIVKGAKHPELAKKFIEFLISEEAQEKLPLNQWMYPVNKNVQIPEVFKYAVKVDKPVTVDPKEIENNYDLWLKQWTQLMVEGKSPEEITGKTTTETGGESSNSSICGPALIVGLAVLPLFLRRRR, from the coding sequence ATGAGGAAGCTCGCCACGTTGCTGCTCACCCTCCTGCTCCTCGGTGCCATCGGGGCTTCAAAGCCCGTTAAGGCCCAGGAGGAGCTAACGGTTTACTCATACGACAGCATAGAGTGGTGGATGAAGGAGATAATCCCGATTTTTGAGGAGAAGTACGACGTCAAGGTCAACCTCGTCCTCATCGGCGACGCAGGGGAGGTCCTCAACAGGCTCATCCTTGAGAAGGACAACCCGCAGGCGGACGTTGTGGTCGGCATAGACAACAGCTACCTGGCCAAGGCCATCGATGCCGGAATACTGGAGCCGTACAAACCGGCCAACGCCGATGTAATCCCCCAGTGGATAATCGACAGCTTTGACCCGACGTTCCACCTCACCCCCTACGACTACGGCTACATAGCCATCAACTACCGCAGGGACATGGTCCAGAACCCACCGGCAAGTCTAGAAGACCTCACCAAGCCCGAGTGGAAGGGCAAGCTGATAATCGAAGACCCGCGCACCAGTTCGCCGGGAATGGCCTTCCTCCTCTGGACGATAGCGGTCTACGGCGACGACTGGCTGAACTACTGGGAGAGGCTGAAGGAGAACGACGTCCAGATAGTCGAGGGCTGGAGCGCGGCCTGGAACGCCTTCACCAAGGGTGAATATCCGCTCGTCCTCAGCTACGCCACTTCCCCGGCGGCGACCGTTTACTACGACAACAACACCAACGTCGGTGCAGTTGCCTTTAAGGAGGGCAACTACCTTCAGATAGAGGGGGCCGGAATAGTAAAGGGCGCCAAGCACCCTGAGCTGGCCAAGAAGTTCATCGAGTTTCTCATCAGCGAGGAGGCACAGGAGAAGCTCCCGCTCAACCAGTGGATGTACCCGGTTAACAAGAACGTCCAGATCCCCGAGGTCTTCAAATATGCGGTAAAGGTTGACAAGCCCGTTACCGTTGATCCCAAGGAGATCGAGAATAACTACGACCTCTGGCTCAAGCAGTGGACCCAGCTAATGGTGGAGGGCAAGAGCCCAGAGGAGATAACCGGAAAGACGACCACTGAAACCGGTGGAGAGTCCAGCAACTCAAGCATCTGTGGGCCAGCACTCATAGTTGGCCTTGCCGTCCTTCCGCTCTTTCTCAGGAGGAGGCGGTGA
- a CDS encoding class I SAM-dependent methyltransferase — translation MNPLAEIIDRNLEAIVDLSLGHLLRLGLKYGIFRRLAGGVRRGELLTMIPVSNKAYLERLLETYLHLGFIEDSNGILTTPGFSYEFNLSSEDAGKLQSDWVQIVEELYKMADYAFISAEHPKILMDFDKGADFWDMRLLMELNRTYRQLAVDLLGLGDGTRVLDLGCGSVSPVELGEAVGPNGKYVGIDFSPGLLSIAKARIRNARMDWVVLREMDIRKFVVRNTYDAVVMSFVLEYLENPGAAVRKALEAVEPEGKLVIIELFRDNYPRIAALEFFESLTKEFTRFPSSEEIVAAVEESPYDVTVEPIGKSVLLVTRLM, via the coding sequence ATGAACCCACTGGCGGAGATAATCGACAGGAACCTTGAGGCGATTGTCGACTTATCCCTTGGACATCTTCTAAGGCTCGGGCTGAAGTATGGTATTTTCCGCAGGCTCGCCGGTGGGGTTCGCCGCGGAGAGCTGCTGACCATGATCCCGGTGTCTAACAAGGCTTATCTGGAGAGGCTTCTTGAGACCTACCTCCACCTCGGATTCATTGAAGACTCCAACGGTATACTAACCACTCCAGGATTTTCCTATGAGTTTAATCTGAGCTCCGAGGACGCTGGAAAGCTCCAATCAGACTGGGTTCAAATAGTCGAGGAGCTTTACAAGATGGCCGATTACGCATTCATCTCCGCGGAGCATCCGAAGATACTAATGGACTTTGATAAGGGTGCTGATTTCTGGGACATGCGCCTTCTTATGGAACTCAACAGGACTTACCGGCAACTTGCCGTCGATCTTTTGGGCCTTGGGGATGGAACAAGGGTTCTTGACCTTGGCTGCGGTTCCGTTTCCCCCGTGGAACTCGGGGAAGCCGTCGGCCCCAACGGAAAATACGTGGGCATTGACTTTTCCCCCGGCCTGTTGAGCATAGCCAAGGCCCGGATTAGAAACGCCCGTATGGACTGGGTGGTCTTGAGGGAGATGGATATAAGAAAATTCGTTGTCAGAAACACCTACGACGCCGTGGTGATGAGTTTTGTTCTGGAGTACTTGGAGAACCCGGGGGCTGCTGTGCGGAAGGCACTCGAAGCCGTTGAACCCGAGGGAAAACTCGTTATAATTGAACTATTCAGAGACAACTACCCCAGGATCGCCGCGCTGGAATTCTTTGAAAGCCTGACCAAGGAGTTTACCCGCTTCCCGAGTTCAGAAGAGATAGTTGCAGCCGTTGAGGAAAGTCCCTACGATGTAACGGTTGAACCCATCGGAAAATCTGTTCTGCTTGTCACCCGCTTAATGTAA
- a CDS encoding TIGR00288 family NYN domain-containing protein, whose translation MKERFFRVLRRGEKEVREVREEAPKPKKKRSIGLIIDGPNILRKEFGIKLEDIIDALERIGKLRVAKVVLNQYAPQGLIEAVVNQGLEPIIVAGDTDVRIAIEAMELIYNSDVEVIALATRDADFLPIVNEAKRRGKETIVIGVEPGFSVALQNAADYVIKMEGKGIDVHEAK comes from the coding sequence ATGAAGGAGCGCTTCTTCAGGGTTCTCAGGCGGGGGGAGAAGGAGGTCAGGGAGGTCCGCGAGGAGGCTCCCAAGCCGAAGAAGAAGAGGAGCATAGGCCTCATCATCGACGGCCCAAACATTCTCCGAAAGGAGTTCGGGATAAAGCTGGAGGACATAATAGACGCCCTTGAGAGGATTGGAAAGCTCCGCGTCGCCAAGGTAGTCCTTAACCAGTACGCTCCCCAGGGGCTCATAGAGGCCGTCGTCAACCAGGGGCTGGAGCCTATCATAGTCGCCGGCGACACCGACGTGAGGATAGCCATAGAGGCCATGGAGCTCATCTACAACTCAGACGTCGAGGTCATAGCCCTGGCAACGAGAGATGCTGATTTTCTCCCGATAGTCAACGAGGCGAAGCGCAGGGGAAAGGAGACGATAGTCATAGGAGTTGAGCCGGGCTTCTCTGTGGCGCTCCAGAATGCGGCCGACTATGTCATCAAGATGGAGGGCAAAGGCATCGACGTTCATGAAGCCAAATAG
- the asnS gene encoding asparagine--tRNA ligase yields the protein MIDKVYCADVRPDMEGKRVKLAGWVYRKREVGKKVFIVLRDSSGIVQTIFKKELSEEAYAEAKKVGIESSIIVEGTVKADPRAPTGVEIQADKIEVVQNVDFFPITKDASDEFLLDVRHLHLHSPKVASVMKVKATMMQAAREWLLQDGWYEVFPPILVTGAVEGGATLFKLKYFDRTAYLSQSAQLYLEAAIFGLEKVWSLTPSFRAEKSRTRRHLTEFWHLELEAAWMDLWDIMKVEEELVSYMVQRTLELRKSDIETFRKDFTTLKNTVPPFPRISYDEAIDILQGKGVNIEWGEDMGADEERILTQEFESPFFVYGYPKHIKAFYMKEDPDDPRKVLAADMLAPEGYGEVIGGSQREDDYDKLVQRILDEGMDPKDYEWYLDLRKYGSVPHSGFGLGLERLVAWVLKLDHVRWATLFPRTPSRLYP from the coding sequence ATGATTGATAAGGTTTATTGCGCCGACGTTCGGCCCGATATGGAAGGCAAGCGTGTTAAACTCGCCGGATGGGTTTACAGGAAGAGAGAAGTTGGAAAGAAGGTGTTCATAGTCCTCCGTGACTCAAGCGGAATCGTTCAGACGATATTCAAAAAGGAGCTGAGCGAAGAAGCCTACGCCGAAGCGAAAAAGGTCGGAATAGAGTCCAGCATCATCGTGGAGGGCACCGTTAAGGCCGACCCCCGCGCTCCCACCGGTGTCGAGATTCAGGCCGATAAGATAGAGGTCGTCCAGAACGTTGACTTCTTCCCGATAACGAAGGACGCGAGCGACGAGTTCCTGCTGGATGTGAGGCACCTTCACCTGCACTCTCCGAAGGTCGCCAGCGTAATGAAAGTCAAGGCGACGATGATGCAAGCAGCTAGAGAGTGGCTCCTCCAGGACGGCTGGTACGAAGTCTTTCCCCCGATACTCGTCACCGGTGCCGTCGAGGGCGGAGCGACGCTCTTCAAGCTCAAGTACTTCGACAGGACGGCCTACCTGAGCCAGTCGGCACAGCTTTATCTTGAGGCGGCTATTTTTGGTCTCGAAAAGGTCTGGTCGCTCACGCCGAGCTTTAGGGCGGAGAAGAGCAGGACGAGGAGACACCTCACCGAGTTCTGGCACCTTGAGCTTGAGGCGGCCTGGATGGACCTCTGGGACATCATGAAGGTAGAGGAGGAACTGGTGAGCTACATGGTGCAGAGGACGCTGGAGCTCAGGAAGAGCGACATCGAGACATTCAGGAAGGACTTCACCACCCTTAAGAACACGGTTCCACCCTTCCCGAGGATAAGCTACGACGAGGCTATAGACATCCTCCAGGGCAAGGGCGTGAACATAGAATGGGGCGAGGACATGGGGGCCGACGAGGAGCGCATTCTGACCCAGGAGTTCGAGAGTCCTTTCTTCGTCTACGGCTATCCGAAGCACATCAAGGCCTTTTACATGAAGGAGGATCCAGACGACCCGAGAAAGGTTCTCGCGGCGGACATGCTCGCGCCGGAGGGATACGGCGAGGTCATCGGTGGTTCACAGCGTGAGGACGACTACGACAAGCTCGTGCAGAGGATTCTCGACGAGGGCATGGACCCCAAGGACTACGAGTGGTACCTCGACCTCAGGAAGTACGGTTCAGTTCCACACAGTGGTTTTGGCCTCGGCTTGGAAAGGCTCGTCGCCTGGGTGCTGAAGCTCGACCATGTCCGCTGGGCCACCCTCTTCCCGAGGACGCCGAGCAGATTGTATCCATGA
- a CDS encoding flagellin: MKPLFGKKRGAVGIGTLIVFIAMVLVAAVAAAVLINTSGYLQQRAEATGRQTTKEVASGLKIDSVIGYVDGTTKNISMIAIQVSPNAGSEPIDLSQAKLIINNGTKLAVLKYGGTLVSIDDTTGLNGKIFDSTQDPWSTIGASNFGIIVVQDEDGSLSGSSPTLNAGDIVILAVKADAVFGNSANGGGKGIGTRTEITIEVRPEFGAPGYAKVITPPSYGTDTIIELK; this comes from the coding sequence ATGAAGCCACTCTTCGGCAAAAAGAGGGGTGCTGTTGGTATTGGCACCCTGATTGTGTTCATAGCCATGGTGCTAGTGGCTGCAGTGGCTGCTGCAGTGCTCATCAACACCAGCGGCTACCTCCAGCAGAGGGCTGAGGCCACGGGCAGGCAGACCACCAAAGAAGTCGCCAGCGGACTGAAAATCGACTCAGTAATAGGATACGTTGATGGTACTACCAAAAACATCAGCATGATTGCAATTCAGGTCTCGCCGAATGCCGGCAGCGAACCCATAGACCTCAGCCAAGCCAAGCTCATTATAAACAACGGAACCAAACTGGCTGTACTGAAGTATGGTGGAACTCTGGTTAGTATTGATGATACCACTGGTCTAAATGGAAAAATCTTTGACTCTACACAAGATCCATGGAGTACTATTGGTGCCAGTAACTTTGGGATCATAGTAGTTCAGGATGAGGATGGCTCCCTCTCAGGAAGCTCTCCGACTCTCAACGCCGGCGACATAGTAATACTTGCCGTTAAGGCAGATGCAGTATTTGGCAACAGTGCCAACGGAGGAGGAAAGGGGATTGGCACCAGAACAGAGATTACCATCGAGGTCAGGCCAGAGTTTGGTGCTCCTGGCTACGCTAAGGTCATTACTCCACCAAGCTACGGAACTGATACCATCATAGAACTCAAGTGA
- a CDS encoding type II toxin-antitoxin system RelE/ParE family toxin has translation MYRVIVDKNIVKKAKKHLKPAQRKKLAEFIDTLKTNPYPKPPYDLKPVKGEKTEKTNTYRFRIGDYRVFYTVYWDEKVIVVTDLKPRETAYKR, from the coding sequence GTGTACAGAGTCATCGTGGACAAAAACATCGTCAAAAAAGCCAAAAAACACCTCAAGCCAGCCCAACGCAAGAAACTGGCCGAATTCATTGATACTCTCAAAACAAACCCCTACCCAAAGCCCCCCTACGACCTGAAACCCGTCAAAGGCGAGAAAACAGAGAAAACCAACACCTACCGTTTTAGAATTGGAGATTACAGAGTATTCTACACTGTTTATTGGGACGAGAAAGTTATCGTCGTAACGGACCTAAAGCCGAGAGAAACCGCATACAAGAGGTGA
- a CDS encoding flagellar protein G, with protein sequence MASSVVSELVLFIVSLLVAGMVAGGLYVVTQDISGGILTKGQDVAESLRTNFEIINDPENIPVSGSSYVFYIRNIGKDSFTFDPNSVVVMIDGSMIPPANLTFDPSGVLVPYEVGKIYVPTAFISSGYHKITVVIETGKRKSLVFEVG encoded by the coding sequence ATGGCGAGTTCAGTGGTGTCAGAGCTTGTACTGTTCATCGTGTCACTGCTGGTAGCGGGTATGGTAGCCGGAGGTCTGTACGTGGTTACTCAGGATATTTCAGGAGGCATCCTCACGAAAGGCCAAGACGTGGCCGAGAGTCTGCGTACTAATTTTGAGATAATTAACGATCCCGAGAACATTCCCGTTTCTGGTTCCTCGTACGTCTTCTACATCCGCAACATCGGTAAAGACTCCTTCACCTTCGACCCCAACTCCGTCGTAGTTATGATCGACGGCTCGATGATACCCCCTGCGAACCTTACCTTCGACCCTTCGGGCGTGCTCGTCCCGTACGAGGTTGGTAAAATCTACGTTCCCACAGCCTTCATATCATCGGGTTATCACAAGATCACCGTTGTTATTGAGACAGGGAAGAGAAAATCGCTCGTGTTTGAGGTGGGGTGA